From the genome of Streptomyces sp. SID8374:
GGCCACCCGGACCACACCGCGACCTAGGGCCTGTCACGGCGCGTCGCACGCATCCGTCCGGCCCCTCGGTACGGAAGGATTCCGTACCGGTCCAGCCGGAAGGATCCGTACCCGTCCAACCGAGAGGGGGAGCCGTGCCTGACGCCGACGTCGTCATCGTGGGCGCCGGAGCGGCCGGGCTGAGCCTGGCGTACCACCTGTGCCCGCCGGGCGGCGCCGTACCGCTGTCGGTCGTGCTCGTCGACGCCCCGCCGGGGCCCTTGAGGCCGCCGCCGCGCACGTGGTGCTACTGGGAGCCGCCGGGCGGAGCCTACGACTCCGCCCTCGCCGCTTCGTGGCCACGGCTGCGGGTGCGGGCGGCCGACGGGACCGCCACGGTGAGCGACCCGTTCCCCTTCCGCTACAAGATGCTGCGCTCGGACGCCTTCGAGGCAATGGTCGGCCGACGTCTGTCCCAGGCGCCGGCCTTCCGCCGGATCGAGGCCACGGTGACCGCCGTACGCGACGCACCGGACGGCGGCGCCGAAGTGCTCACCCGAGGCGGGCAGGTTCTCGTCCGTGGCCGCCGGGTCTTCGACTCGCGCCCGCCCGTCCGCCTGCCGCCCGCCCGCACCACCCTGCTCCAGCACTTCATGGGCTGGTTCGTCCGCACCGAGCGCCCCTCCTTCGACCCGACGACCGCCGACCTGATGGACTTCCGCACACCGCAGCCCGCACATGGACTCTCCTTCGGCTACGTGCTCCCCCTCGACCCGCACACCGCCTTGGTCGAGTACACCGAGTTCTCGCCCGCCCCGCTGGGCACCGAGCAGTACCTGCGCGCCCTGCGCCACTACACCCAAGAGGTCCTGAAACTAGGGGAGTTCCGGATCACGGCGCAGGAACGCGGCGTCATCCCCATGACCGACGGCCGCTTTCCGCCCCACGAGGGGCGGTCCGTGCACCGCATCGGCACCGCAGGCGGCGCGACCCGCCCCTCCACCGGCTACACCTTCGCGGCCGTGCAGCGGCAGAGCCGGGCCATCGCGGGCCGACTCCGCGCCGGACGCGAGCTGCGGATGCCCGCGCCGTACGGGGCCTGGCCCCGAGCCATGGACGCGGTCATGCTGCGGGCGCTGGACAGCGGCCGGGTCGACGGCGCCGACTTCTTCACCCGCCTCTTCCGCACCGTCCCCGGCGAACGGCTGCTCCGCTTCCTGGACGGCAGCTCCCACCTCCACGAGGACCTGCTGATCGGCCTGCGCACACCGGTCGTCCCGATGCTGCGGACCGTCGTCGAACTCCCCTTCAGAGCGAGAAACCAACCCCCACCGACCGGCCACGAAGAGAGCACCCCATGACCCTGTTGCGCGGCGACGCACTGTCCGCGGCCTTCGATCACGGCTCCGGCGCCTACGACCGGCTCGTCGCGGCCAGCCCCGGCTACCACGCCCATCTGCGCCGCTCCGCCCGCCGGTTGGGGCTGCCCGACGGCGGGCGCGGGCTCCGCGTGCTGGACCTGGGATGCGGTACGGGTGCCTCCACGGCCGCGCTCCTCGCCGCCGCACCGTACGCCCGGATCACCGGCGTCGACGCCTCCGCGGGCATGCTGGACCGAGCGGCCGCGAAGAGCTGGCCACCGGGCGTCGACTTCGTGCACGCCCCGGTGGAGGAGCTGGCGGACCGGCTGCGCCCCGGCTCCTTCGACGCGGTGTTCGCCGGGTACCTCTTCCGCAACCTCGCCGACCCCGACAAGACCCTCGACCTGGTACGCGGTCTGCTCGCCCCGGGCGGCCGCCTCGCGGTGCACGAGTACACGCTCGGCGGATCCCCCGTCCACCGTGCCGTGTGGAACACGGTCTGTGCCGCGATCATCCAGCCCGCCGGACGGCTCGCCGGGGACGCCGAGCTCTACCGCCATCTCCGGCGCAGCGTCGTCGAGTTCGACACCGCCCCCGCTTTCGCCGACCGGGTGCGGAGGGCCGGATTCACCGGCGTACGCATCCTCCCGCTGCCCGGCTGGCAGACCGGGATCACCCACACCTTCGTGGGCCGCGCGGGGAGGGGGCGTGATGTTTCCGCGCGACACCGGAACGGGGCAGCGGCGCGGCCGGGACCGCCGGGCGGCCGTGGTGCCCGCCCCTGACGGCCGCGCCCGCTTCACACCGCAGGACGCCCCCACTGCGGCGGTCGTCGGAGGCGGCATCGCCGGGATCGCGGCGGCCACCCTGCTGGCCGAGCGCGGCGTACGCGTCACCCTCCACGAGCGGGAACGCAGCCTGGGCGGACGGCTGGCGGGCTGGCCCACCGAACTCGCCGACGGCACGACCGTCACCATGAGCCGGGGCTTCCACGCCTTCTTCCGGCAGTACTACAACCTGCGCGGCCTGCTGCGCCGGGTCGACCCGGGCCTCGACTCGCTCACCCGGCTGCCCGACTACCCGCTGCGGCACAGCTCGGGCCTCCACGACAGCTTCGCCCGGGTGCCGCGCACCCCTCCCCTCAGCGCCCTGGGGTTCGTCGCGCTCAGCCCCACCTTCGGTCTGCGCGACCTGGTCCGGATGAACCCGCGCGCCGCCCTGCCACTGCTGGACGTCCGCGTCCCCGAGGTCTACGACCGCCTCGACTCCATCAGCGCCCATGACTTCCTCACCGGCATCCGCTTCCCCGAAGCCGCCCACCACCTGGCGTTCGAGGTGTTCTCCCGCAGCTTCTTCGCCGATCCGCGCGAACTGTCGGCGGCGGAGCTGGTGCTGATGTTCCACATCTACTTCCTCGGTTCCAGCGAGGGCCTGCTCTTCGACGTCCCCGACGAGCCGTTCCCCACCGCACTGTGGGACCCGCTCCACCGCTACCTGGAGGGCCACGGTGCCGACGTACGCACCGGGACCCCTGTCCGGCAGGTGCGGCCGCTGTCCGACGGCGGACTGGACGTCACCACCGACGAGCGCACCACGCGGTACGACGCCCTCGTCCTCGCCCTGGACAGCGGCGGCCTGCGCCACGTCGTCGGCGCCTCCCCGGAGCTGGGCGACGCCGAGTGGCGGGCCAGGATCGACGGGCTGCGCACCGCCCCGCCGTTCCTGGTCTCCCGGCTCTGGACCGACCGGCCGGTGGCGTACGACCGGCCGGGATTCCTGGGCACCAGCGGCTACGGGCCCCTGGACAACGTGAGCGTCCTGGAGCGCTGGGAGGGCGAGGCCGCCCGCTGGGCCCGGCGCACCAAGGGGTCGGTCGTCGAACTGCACGCGTACGCCGTCGCACCGGACGCGGACCGGGGCGCCCTACAGGCCGAGGTGCTGCGCCAACTCCACCGGATCTACCCGGAGACACGGAGCGCCCGCATCGTCGACGAGCGCCACGAGTGGCGGGCGGACTGCCCGATGTTCCCCGTGGGCGGCTACCGGGACCGGCCGGGCGTGCGCACCCCCGACCCGGCTGTCACGGTGGCCGGGGACATGGTCCGCACCGGGCTGCCGGTGGCGCTGATGGAACGCGCGGCCACCAGTGGATTCCTCGCCGCGAACGCCCTGTTGGAGCGGTGGGGCGTACGCGGGCAGACGCTCTGGACCGTTCCGCGCGCCGGGCGCTCGGCGGCCCTGCGGCGGCTCGCGGCGCTGGGGGCCGACTGAGGGAGGGGGCCTCGTGGCCCCTCAGCCCTTCAGCCCGGGAACCGCCCGCTGTCGCGCAGCTCCCAGCGCCTCTCCGCGTACGCCAGGTCGTCCCGCCACAACCGCCCGGCCGAGGCGCGCATCAGCGGGCGCAGCAGCGGCGCGGCCGCCCGGGCCACCGCGAACCCGCGCCGGTCCGACGCCGCGACCAGCGCCTCCGTCACGGCGGTGCGGGGCCGCCCCCGCTCGTCCGGGGCCAGGGGAGTGGCGTGGGTCTCCACGACGGACCCCGCGCCCTCGCCCTCGACGATGTGCATGACGACCGTACGGGGCTCGGGCGCCGTGAACCGGGCCCGCACCGGCACCACCAGCCGCCCGGCCACCTTGAAGGAGACGTCGACCATGAACCCGTCGTCGTCCGCCGGGGAGTGGGCCGGGGAGTCGGCGGGCGTTCCGGTCACCGTCAGATCCACGAAGGAGTACGGGTGGAACCACGCCCCGTGCCACGGATCGAGGCGGTTGGCCACCACGTCCTCCGGCTCGCAGCGGCCCACGCCGGAGTAGACCGCCTCCACGGCGTCCCGGACCCTCGGCCGGACCGGAACGTACGGCCGCTCCGAAGGCGTCTCGCCGCCCACCGCGTCGAGTCGCACCCAGAGCAGGACCCCGTCGTCGAAGGCCGGATAGGGCTCCCACCCCGCGAACGGCCCGCCGTCCAGGGCCAGTCCGTGCCAGTGGCAGACCAGCGTGCCGCAGCGGACGGGGCTGTCCCGCAGGGGCGCCCCCAGGTGCGGGCAGGCGCCCGGCCCGGTGCGGAGCCTCCCCTCGGCGTCCCGCCACGCGACCACCTCGGTGGAGCCGACCGTGACGCCGAGGGTCCGGCCGGGCGGCAGGTCGCGCGAGGCGCCGATGACGTACCAGTTGCCGGACGGCCGGCTCTGCGCCCGCTTGAGGGCGTCCGCGATCAGCCCCGGTTTCGCCTCCCGCCAGGTCGGCGCCTGCCGCTCCCACGGCACGGGCGCGCGCCGCAGCCGCAGCGGAATACGGCTGGGGCGTCCTGGCCCGGGGCTCATACCGCCTCCTCACGTACGGGGGCCACACGCGGCCGGGACGGCGGGGAGGCACAGGCTCCCGCGACCGGTGCCTTCTCCTCGCCGCGCCGGCGCACCGCGCGTACGGCGACCGCCCGTACCAGCCCGTCCAGCGCCACCACCGCCCGCCGTCGGCGCGGCACGACCGACCGGCGGTGCAGGACCGCGTACCCGTCGGCCTCGATCGCGTCCAGGATGCCGCTGTAGAGCACGAACGCCGTACGGATACAGGGCCGCGACACCGGCGCGAGCATCGCGATCCCGGGCAGGGCGTCCCGGTACACCGCCCGGTTGTGGGCGGCGGCGGCCCGCAGCACGTCGGTGATCCGCGCGTCCCGCACCCCTGTCCGCCTGCTCCACTCGAAGCGCTCCCGGTCGACCCCGTGCGCGGCCAGCAGCTCCGCCGGCAGATAGAGCCGGCCCCGGTCCAGGTCCTCGCCCACATCCCGCAGGAAGTTCGTCAGCTGGAAGGCGACACCGAGCGCGGCCGCGTGCGGAGCGGCCTCCTCGCGCGGCCCCACCGTGCCGAGCACCGGCAGCATCTGAAGGCCGATCACCGCGGCCGAACCGTGCATGTACCGGCCCAGATCCTCGTACGAGGCGTACCCGCCGACCGTCAGATCGCTGCGCATCGAGGCCAGGAAGTCGGTGAAGTGGACGCGGTCGATGCCGTACCTCCGTGCCGTGTCGGCGAGCGCCCGGATCACCGGCTCGGTCGCCCCTTCCCGCCGCAGCCCCGCCTCCAGCTGGGCCTCCAGCGCGAGCAGGGCACGGGCGCGCTCCCCGGGCGTGGCCGTGGAGTCGAGGTCGTCCACGATGTCGTCGGCCCAGCGGGCGAAGCCGTACAGGGCGTGGACGGCCGGGCGCCGGTCGACGGGGAGCAGCCGGGTGGCGAGGAAGTACGTCTTGCCGTGGCGGGCGTTGAGCTCCCGGCAGCGGGCGTACGCCGCACGGAGGGCGGGTTCACGGATGCCGGCGGCGTCGAGTTCACGGACGGTCATGCAGCGGTGCCTTTCCGGTCGGTGAGGGGGCCGGTGATCCTCTGAGCGGCCAGCTTCCCGGAGATCAGGACGGTCGGCACGCCGACGCCAGGCGTGGTGCCGCACCCCGCGAGGACGGCGTTGACCGTGCCCCGCACCAGGTTGCGCGGCCGGAACGGGCCGGTCTGCGGGAAGGTGTGGGCCACGGAGAACGGGGTGCCCGCCGCATGCCCCTGCTCGGTCCAGTCGACCGGCGTGACCAGCCCCTCCTCCTCGATCGCCGCACCCAGTCCGGGCATCTCCCGGCGCTCCAGCTCGGCCAGCAGCTCGTCCCGGTAGCGGGGCCCCAGCTCCCGCCACTCCCGTACACCCGGCCCGACCTCGGTGTTCGGGCAGGGAGCCAGCACATAGTGGAGGTGCTTGCCCGGCGGGGCGAGGGAAGGGTCGGTCGCGGTGGGCCGGGTGATGAGGAGCGACGGGTCCGACATCAGCTCGCCGGTGCGGGTGAGTTCACGGAAGGTGCCCTTCCAGGCCGCGCCGAACGAGATGGTGTGGTGCGCCAGATCCGGCCACGTGCGGTCCGTGCCCGCGTGCAGGATCACCGCGGACGGCGAGTGGCGCAGGCGGAGGGGCCGGTGGGGGGCGCGGCCGAGGAGCCGGTAGGTGACGGGCAGGTCGGGGGTGAGGACCACCGCGTCGCAGGGGATGCGCTCCTGGTCGGTGACGACGGCGGTGACGCGGTCACCCGAACGCTCCAGCCGGGTCACCGTCTGCCCGTAGCGGAACGCGGCGCCCGCCTCGGCGGCCGAGTCCGCCAGCGCACGCGGCAGCGCGTGCATGCCGCCCTCGGGGAAGTACACCCCGGCGATCGTGTCCATGTAGGCGATGACGGCGTACGCGGCGAGCGCCCGGGCCGGCGGGACACCGGCGTACAGCGCCTGGAACGAGAAGACCCTGCGCAGCCGTTCGTCCGAGACGAAGTGCCCGATCCGCGCGTCGAGTCGGCCGAAACCGCCGAGGGCGGCGAGGCGGGCCAGGTCGGGGTGGGCGAGCTGGAGCGGCGAGTCGAAGTTGGCGTCGATGAAACGGCGCATCTGCACCCGGTAGAGGCGCTCCAGCCACCTGCGCAGCCGCCGGTAGCCGACCGCCTGCCGGGCCCCGGCGAACTGCTCCACCGCCGCCTCCATCGCGGCCCCGTCGGTGTGCACGTCGAGTTGGCTCCCGTCGGCGAACCTGGCCCGGTAGGCGGGGTCCAGCCTGATCAGCTCCAGCCGGTCGGCCAGCCGGTCCCCGACCGCCGCGAAGGCCTCCTCCACCAGGTCCGGCATGGTGAGCACGGTGGGACCGGTGTCGATGCGGTAGCCGCCGGACTCCAGCAGCCCGGCCCGCCCGCCGGGCCCGGGGTCGCGCTCCACCACCGTCACCCGGCGGCCCGCGCCGAGGAGGTGGAGCGTCGCGGCCAGCCCCGCCAGACCGGCGCCTACCACCACCACATGGTCGACGGGTCCCTTGACCGTGATCACCGGATACGTCCTCCTTCGGCCGTGGTCAGGACCCGGGCCGCCACCCGGCTGTCGTGCCCGCGGGTGTCGTCGGGGGTGGCGGGGGAGTGCCCGGAGCGGCCCCCGGAGACGGTGTGCAGCAGACCGAGGAGCTGCCGTCCGCCGTGCGCGTCGACATCGACGGCCTCGCCCAGGCGGCGTACGGCGTGGTCGCGGAGGCGCTCGGCCTTCCGCTCCACATGGCCGCGCGCGCCGGTCGCCTCCAAGACGTTGCGTACGTCCGCGAGATCCTCCTCGGTGACATCGGCGTTGCCCACCGTGTGGCCGAGGACGGCCAGGGCCCCTTCGTCGCCCGCGGCCTCGGCCCGCTCCCGGGCGACGGCGAGGAGATAGGTCGGCTTTCCCTCGCGGATGTCGTCGCCGGACGGCTTCCCGGTCAGATCCGGGTCGCCGAAGACGCCGAGGAGGTCGTCCCGGAGCTGGAAGGCGATGCCCGCGCACCGGCCCGCCGAGCGCAGGGAGGTCGTGGTGCGCTCATCGGCATCGGCCAGGGCCGCCCCGATCGCCAGGGGCCGCTCCACGGAGTACAGGGCGCTCTTGAGGCAGGCGGTCCGCACGGCCCGCGCCGCCGAGGAGCCGCCGGTGGCCTGGCCGTGCAGGTCCAGGTACTGCCCGGCGACCATCTCGGTCCGCAGGGAGCGCCAGATCGACCGGATCCGGTGGCGTACGGGGGCGGGCAGCTCCGTCTCCGCGACGGTGTCGTCGGCCCAGACCAGCGCGAGGTCCCCGGCCAGCACGGCGGCCGAGGTGCCGAAGGCGGAGCCCCGTTCGGAGTCCGGGGAGAGACCCGCCCGGGTGGCGAGGCCGATGTGCACGGCGGGCTTGCCCCGGCGGAGCCGCGAGCGGTCCATCACATCGTCGTGGATCAGCGCGCAGGTCTGGATCAGCTCCAGCGCGACCCCCAGCCGCAGCGCGGCGGCGGTGGACCCGGCGTCCGCAGCGCCGCAGGCCCGCATCCCCCACCACAGGAGCCTCGGGCGCATCCGCTTGCCCCCGTCCAGCGTGAAGTCGGCGACCCGCCCGGCCAGGTCCCCGGCGAACGAGGCGTCGATCTCCGACGCCTGCGCGACCCGTTCCGCGAGGACCGCCCGTGCGGTACGCAGGACGGCGCCGACCACGTCCGCGTCGACGGCCGTGGCCGCCGTGGTGGAGGGGCCGGGGCCCGCCGGGAGCGGACAGGCGGCGAAGGAGTGCTCCACGGCCTGGATGCGGGCCATCTCACGTCCTTCCGCTCAGGGGGCGAACCATTCGTCACTCCTTCCGGACTCGTACCCCGTACGGATGCGGTTCGTCAGGACTGATCGGGTGGGCGGGCCGCACAGGGAGGGAGGCGGTGGTCAGAGACGATCACGACAGCGGCACGCTCCCGGCGCAGAAACACCCGGAGCGGCGTGCCGGGAACGGTGGGCCCGCCCGTTCGGCCTACGGGCGCGGGGGAGCGGGCGCACGGCCGGACGGCCGGTCACCTGCGGGCGAGTTGCCTGCGGTGACCGGCCGTCCGGGGAGGGTGTACGGGCCTGCCGGGGGGTCAGCGGACGTCGACGTAGTCGGTGGCGCTGGTGGAGCCCAGACGGGCGGAGGTGGCCTTGAACTCGGCCTTCCAGGTGCCGTCCTTCTTGGCGGTGAAGCCCTTGGTGAAGACGCCCTTGCTGTTCGTGCGCACGGTGGCCAGCTTGGTCCACTTCTTGGAGCCCTTGGCCTGGAACAGGATGTTCACGGACTGGCCGGAGGTGTTCTTCCAGGTGCCGTCCAGGCTGCGCAGGGTGCCCTTGGCCGTGATGGTGCGGCCCTTGCGGACCGGCTCCGGGGAGGCGTCGAAGCCGGAGACCGAGGTCCGCAGCTTGACGTCCACGTAGTCGGTGCCGCTGACGGCGGCGGCGCGGTCGGCGGTGCCCGCGTAACGGGCACGCCAGGTGCCGTCCGCCTTGGCGGTGACCGAGGTGGCGAGGGCGCCCTTGCTGTCGGTGGTGACGGTGGCGGCCTTGCTCCAGGTCTTGGCGCCCTTCGCCTGGAACTCGATGACGACGGACGCCTTGGCCAGCGGAGCCCAGGCGTTGCTCGTGGCGCCGGCGGTCTGGAGGGTGCCGCTCACCTTCAGCTTGCCGCCCTTGGCGACCGGCTCGGGGGAGGCGTTGAAGGAGATGATCCGGGCGGGCACGGCGGAGACGGTGAGCGTGGCGGCCGAGGTGGCGGTCTCGCCGGACGCGTTGACGAACACGGCGCGGTAGCGGTGCGTGTTGAGCGCGGCGCTCGCCTTCACCGTCAGGGTGGTGGTGGCGGCCCCGGCGACGGTGCTCCAGGTCTTGCCGCCGTCGGCGCTGCGCTCCCAGCGGACCGAGTCGTAGCCGGTCGCGTCGGCGGTGAAGACGGCGTCGGCGCCCGAGCGGGCGGTACGGGCGGCGGGCTGCCGCGTCACGACGGCGGCCGGGACGGCGTCGCCGAACCAGAGGGGCTGTGCGACGTCCTGGGCGCGCGAGGGCATCCAGGTCGCGTCGGTGCCGTCGTGCGAGTTGAAGGTGGTGACGAAGCAGGCGGTCGTACGGCAGTCGACGGTGGTGGTGCCGGAGGTGAACGTCTCGGTGAGCTTCGCCGTCACCGTGAAGGAGCCGTCGGCGCCGACCTGGCGGACCCAGGCGGCGTTGCCGTAGACGCTGGGGTACGTGGTGCCGTTCAGGGCGACGGACTGCGCGAGGTAGACACCGCGGCCGGGCTGGTAGCCCTTGCCCTCGACCGTGACCTGGGTCTCTGCGCCGAGCTTGGTGACCTGGCTGACGGTCAGGGTGGGGACGCTGGTGGTGCCGGCGACGGCGACGGGGTCCAGCGCGGAGCCGGGCTCGTACATGGGCCGGCCCTGGTAGGCGAAGATCTCCGCGCCCTTGGCGGTGAGGGCCGACGCGATCCCGGTCCAGTTGAGGGCGGCGCCGTTCAGTGCTCCGGCCGAGGCCTTCAGGGTGGCGAGCTCCACTCCGGCCGTGGCGACCGGGTCCTTGCCGGCCTCCAGGTCCGTGGTCACGTCCACGAAGAGCGAGCCCACGCCGTTCTTGAGGACGACCCGGGGGTTGGCGAGGGTGATGGCGGTGATGCCGTGGCTGGGCACCGCGTAGGTGACCGAGCCGCCGAAGCGGACATCGGCGTTGGCCTTGGCCGGGTCCACCGAACCGTGCTTGACGGGGTATCCGATCAGCCCGGCAGCGTCCTTGGTGGCGCCGCCGGCCACCGTCACCGTACCGCCGCTGCCCGTGACGTAGCCGAACCAGGACTTCTTGAAGCCCCAGGAGGACCCGCCGGACACCAGGATCGGGGCGGCCGCCGAGGTGGTCCCGGCCTGCTGGTCCTGCTGGGCCTGCGCGGCGGCGAGGGCCTTCGGTGCGGCCGAGGCGGGAACGGCGAGGACGCCGGTGCCCATGGACACGGCGGTCAGGGCGGCGAGAGCGGCGAGGCGGCCGCGGCGGGGCATGGACATGCGCTGCATGTCTCCTTCGGGGAGGGCAGGGCACAGCGGTTGGGGGCAGCCGTGCCTGGACGAATGACAAAGAAGTGGGGATACCGGCTTCTCGCGTGGGGACCCGAAGACGACAGTCGTCATATTAGGTGAGGCTTACCTAAATGTCACCGCCCGGGTGTTCGATACCCGTTCCCGCTTGACCTTGACACCGTGACAGGCTTTTCACTGCCAGCAGAGGAGGTGATCGCGATGACGGTCACAGGACAGGACACAGAGGCAGTACGGGCGCTCAGGGCGCTGGAGGACGACCGTTCGTCCGTGCGGCTGCGGGCCGCCCTGGCGATCGGGACGACACCCGACCCGGACAACGTGGACCCGCTCGTCGGGCGGTGTGCGATCGAGCCCGAGTTCTTCGTGCGGGACATGCTGACCTGGGCACTCACCCGCCACCCGGTCCGCCTGACACTCCCGGCCCTGCTCCGCGAACTCCACTCGGAGCGTGCGCAGGCACGGAGCCAGGCCCTGCACACGCTGTCCAAGATCGGGGACCGGCAGGCGTGGCCGGCGATCACCCGGTCCCTGCTGACCGACGCCGACGACGAGGTGGCCCGGAGCGCCTGGCGGGCCGCGGCCCTGCTCGTACCGGAGGGCGAGGAGGCCGCACTGGCCACCGTGCTGGTGACGCAGCTCGGGCGCGGTGGGCAGGAGACACAGCTGAGCCTGAGCCGGGCACTGGTCGCGCTGGGGGAGGCGATGGAGCCCGCCCTGCTCGCCGCGACGACGGCCGCCGACCCGCGCATCCGGGTGCACGCGCTCGCCACACAACGGCTCCGGCGCGACCCGGACGCCGGATTCACGTACGCGATCGAGGAGGCGAAGCGCGTCGTGGCCCTCGGCGGCGCCGGCCAGGAGGGACGATAGGGCGTGCTGATCGGTGAGGTGGCGCGGCGGTCCGGGGTCAGTGCCCGCATGCTCCGGCACTACGAGTCCCTCGGTCTGGTGCGCCCCTCGGGCCGTACGGGCTCCGGCTACCGGGAGTTCTCCGAGGAGGACATCCGGCGGATCTTCCACATCGAGAGCCTGCGCGCGCTGGGGCTGACGCTGCGCGAGGTCAAACGCGCTCTCGACGACCCGGGCTTCACGCCCTCGGCGCTCGTCGACGACCTCATCCGCCGGACGCGCGAACGCATCGCGGCGGAGACGGAGTTGCTGACGCGGCTGCGCCGGATCCATGCCGCGGAGCCCACCGGCTGGCGGGACGCCCTCCAGGTCGTCACGCTCCTCCAGGCGCTGGGGTCGCAGAGCGCCGGCGCGCGTCAGCGCGCGGCCCTCTCCTCGGCCTCTTCGGCCGACGAGGTTCCCGTGCCGGTGGAGGCCCTGGTCGAGGGAGTCCTCGCCGAGAGCGATCCCTACGTCGCCGGGGCCCTCCGCTGGGCGCTCGCACGGTCGGGCGAAGCCGCCCCGGCCCTGCTGGCGGAGGGGATCGGCTCACCGGTGGCCGAGGTGCGCGAGCGCGCCGTCCGGGCCCTCGCCGAGATGCCCGGCGATGAGGCCACCGGGCATCTGCGGGACGCCCTCGCGCACCCCGACGCCGTGCTCCGCGGGCAGGCGGCGCTGGCGCTGGGTGCACGGGGCGAGGCCGAAGCCGTCCCGACCCTCGTCGACATGGTCGTGGAGGGGAGGAACGACACCGACGCGGCCGACGCGCTGAGCGTGCTCGCGGCCGACACCCCGGCGGCGGACCGGATCGCGACCCTGCTCCTCGACCGCCTCGCCCACGACACCACCGAACCGCCCGCACGCGGCCGGCTGACCCAGGCGCTGGCCGGCATCCCGGGGACGGTGGCCTCACGCGCCCTCGCGGAGCTGTCGCACGACGCGGACCGCGCCGTCGCACTCACCGCCACCTACCTGCTCCGACTCCGCGACGCACAAAGGTGACTGACCTCCCCGGGGCCCTGCCTATGCCCCGGAGACGCGGCGTACACAGTCCGTCTCTACGTCCGCCCCGGCTTGTCCGCGAACACCCACCGGTTGCCCGCCAGTGCGTCGTTCGGCTCCGGCAGCGGTCCGCGCCCGTGCCGACGGGTGAAGTCGAAGGGGGTGTGGACGGCGGTGGACCAGCCCTTGTCCGCCAGATCACCGGCGGAGTCGGGCCGCGGCTCCCTGGCGAACAAGTCCAGCAGGTCGATGCCGAGTTGGCGGTGTGTCGACGTGTAGAGGGGGCTGTCGCGGTACTCCATGAGGTCCTTGTCGAGTTTGACCTCGAACGCCAGCGCACTTCCCTCTGTGCTCAGCCGGTCCACCGTATCGATCAGATACGTCTCGGCGGCGGGCGGCAGATAGAACAGCAGCCCCTCGACCAGCCAGACGCTCGGCGCGGCCGGGTCGAAGCCCGCGCCGGGCAGGGCACCGGCCCAGTCGTCGCACAGATCCATCGGGACCGGTACGCGGGCCGCCTTCGGGGCGGCCGAAAGACCGCCCAGCACCTGGTGCTTGAACGCCAGCACCTGCTCCCGGTCGATCTCGAAGATCACACAGCCGGGCGGCCAGTCGAGCCGGAACGCCCGCGAATCCAGCCCCGCCCCGAGAAGCACCACCTGCCGGGCGCCCCCCGCGTGCACCGACTGGAGCAGGAAGTCGTCCAGGACCCGCGTCCGCAGCCCGAAGTACCGCGC
Proteins encoded in this window:
- a CDS encoding MerR family transcriptional regulator is translated as MLIGEVARRSGVSARMLRHYESLGLVRPSGRTGSGYREFSEEDIRRIFHIESLRALGLTLREVKRALDDPGFTPSALVDDLIRRTRERIAAETELLTRLRRIHAAEPTGWRDALQVVTLLQALGSQSAGARQRAALSSASSADEVPVPVEALVEGVLAESDPYVAGALRWALARSGEAAPALLAEGIGSPVAEVRERAVRALAEMPGDEATGHLRDALAHPDAVLRGQAALALGARGEAEAVPTLVDMVVEGRNDTDAADALSVLAADTPAADRIATLLLDRLAHDTTEPPARGRLTQALAGIPGTVASRALAELSHDADRAVALTATYLLRLRDAQR
- a CDS encoding polyprenyl synthetase family protein, whose amino-acid sequence is MARIQAVEHSFAACPLPAGPGPSTTAATAVDADVVGAVLRTARAVLAERVAQASEIDASFAGDLAGRVADFTLDGGKRMRPRLLWWGMRACGAADAGSTAAALRLGVALELIQTCALIHDDVMDRSRLRRGKPAVHIGLATRAGLSPDSERGSAFGTSAAVLAGDLALVWADDTVAETELPAPVRHRIRSIWRSLRTEMVAGQYLDLHGQATGGSSAARAVRTACLKSALYSVERPLAIGAALADADERTTTSLRSAGRCAGIAFQLRDDLLGVFGDPDLTGKPSGDDIREGKPTYLLAVARERAEAAGDEGALAVLGHTVGNADVTEEDLADVRNVLEATGARGHVERKAERLRDHAVRRLGEAVDVDAHGGRQLLGLLHTVSGGRSGHSPATPDDTRGHDSRVAARVLTTAEGGRIR
- a CDS encoding HEAT repeat domain-containing protein, with translation MTVTGQDTEAVRALRALEDDRSSVRLRAALAIGTTPDPDNVDPLVGRCAIEPEFFVRDMLTWALTRHPVRLTLPALLRELHSERAQARSQALHTLSKIGDRQAWPAITRSLLTDADDEVARSAWRAAALLVPEGEEAALATVLVTQLGRGGQETQLSLSRALVALGEAMEPALLAATTAADPRIRVHALATQRLRRDPDAGFTYAIEEAKRVVALGGAGQEGR
- a CDS encoding class I SAM-dependent methyltransferase yields the protein MVDTAHRNTGVEGVAGGVGVTALLVAAARAIETHRPDSLAQDVYAEHFVRAAPASEGWPVHPREVPDGETNPLWGRFARYFGLRTRVLDDFLLQSVHAGGARQVVLLGAGLDSRAFRLDWPPGCVIFEIDREQVLAFKHQVLGGLSAAPKAARVPVPMDLCDDWAGALPGAGFDPAAPSVWLVEGLLFYLPPAAETYLIDTVDRLSTEGSALAFEVKLDKDLMEYRDSPLYTSTHRQLGIDLLDLFAREPRPDSAGDLADKGWSTAVHTPFDFTRRHGRGPLPEPNDALAGNRWVFADKPGRT
- a CDS encoding HtaA domain-containing protein — its product is MSMPRRGRLAALAALTAVSMGTGVLAVPASAAPKALAAAQAQQDQQAGTTSAAAPILVSGGSSWGFKKSWFGYVTGSGGTVTVAGGATKDAAGLIGYPVKHGSVDPAKANADVRFGGSVTYAVPSHGITAITLANPRVVLKNGVGSLFVDVTTDLEAGKDPVATAGVELATLKASAGALNGAALNWTGIASALTAKGAEIFAYQGRPMYEPGSALDPVAVAGTTSVPTLTVSQVTKLGAETQVTVEGKGYQPGRGVYLAQSVALNGTTYPSVYGNAAWVRQVGADGSFTVTAKLTETFTSGTTTVDCRTTACFVTTFNSHDGTDATWMPSRAQDVAQPLWFGDAVPAAVVTRQPAARTARSGADAVFTADATGYDSVRWERSADGGKTWSTVAGAATTTLTVKASAALNTHRYRAVFVNASGETATSAATLTVSAVPARIISFNASPEPVAKGGKLKVSGTLQTAGATSNAWAPLAKASVVIEFQAKGAKTWSKAATVTTDSKGALATSVTAKADGTWRARYAGTADRAAAVSGTDYVDVKLRTSVSGFDASPEPVRKGRTITAKGTLRSLDGTWKNTSGQSVNILFQAKGSKKWTKLATVRTNSKGVFTKGFTAKKDGTWKAEFKATSARLGSTSATDYVDVR